Proteins found in one Deltaproteobacteria bacterium IMCC39524 genomic segment:
- a CDS encoding sigma-54 dependent transcriptional regulator: protein MTAVERHILIIDDEAPMRHMLRMVLERDGYTVSEATSGRQGLDRLQSGHYSLVLCDIRMPEMDGLSFLKEKQAQQFGGTVIMMSAYGSVDTAVECMKQGAYDYISKPFRPDEILLTVRKAEERLHLRQENVQLKTSMRRGSRPQGVAAIIHRSAVMKNLLVTVEKAAAVNAPVLITGPTGTGKELIARALHAESPRSDKPFLAVNCSAIPAGLLESELFGHAKGAFTGADRSRNGLFGAADGGTLLLDEIGDFPLALQPKLLRVLQEREVRRIGESKPTPVDVRVLAATSKDLKEAVADGSFREDLFYRLAVISVDLPALEQRSEDVAALVESYLPRISARLKRPVPTMSPEALNKLTQQPWPGNIRELLNVLEKTLVFCREEIIGEGDLALHDHPVAPIDPANLSLKKATAALEKDYIEKALIATDGNRTQAAKILEISLRSLIYKIKDYGL from the coding sequence ATGACAGCAGTAGAGCGTCATATCCTGATCATCGATGACGAAGCGCCGATGCGTCATATGCTGCGCATGGTCCTTGAACGAGATGGTTATACGGTTTCAGAGGCGACCAGCGGCAGACAGGGACTGGATCGTCTGCAGTCGGGACACTACTCACTGGTTTTGTGTGACATCCGCATGCCGGAGATGGATGGCTTGTCGTTTCTCAAAGAGAAGCAGGCCCAGCAATTCGGTGGTACAGTGATCATGATGAGTGCCTACGGCAGTGTTGACACTGCCGTAGAATGCATGAAACAGGGCGCCTACGACTATATCTCCAAACCTTTCCGGCCCGATGAAATCCTTCTGACCGTACGTAAAGCAGAAGAGCGACTGCACCTGCGCCAGGAAAATGTCCAGCTCAAGACAAGCATGCGACGTGGGAGTCGGCCACAAGGCGTGGCTGCTATTATTCATCGCAGCGCTGTTATGAAGAATTTGTTGGTAACCGTCGAAAAAGCGGCGGCAGTCAATGCTCCGGTTCTGATCACCGGCCCGACCGGAACGGGCAAGGAGTTGATTGCCCGGGCGTTACATGCAGAAAGCCCGCGTAGCGACAAGCCTTTTCTCGCGGTTAACTGCAGCGCCATCCCTGCCGGTTTGCTTGAGAGCGAACTGTTCGGGCACGCCAAGGGTGCTTTTACCGGCGCGGATCGAAGCCGGAATGGTTTGTTCGGGGCCGCCGATGGAGGAACTCTTCTACTCGATGAGATTGGTGATTTCCCGCTTGCCCTACAGCCGAAATTGTTGCGGGTTCTGCAGGAGCGAGAGGTGCGCCGTATTGGCGAGAGTAAGCCCACACCGGTCGATGTGCGTGTGCTTGCGGCCACGTCCAAAGACCTCAAAGAGGCGGTCGCAGATGGCTCCTTCCGGGAAGATCTTTTTTATCGACTGGCCGTAATCTCAGTTGACCTTCCGGCACTTGAACAACGCTCCGAAGATGTTGCCGCGCTGGTTGAAAGCTATCTGCCAAGGATTTCTGCCAGACTGAAGCGCCCTGTCCCGACTATGAGCCCCGAGGCCTTGAATAAATTGACTCAACAGCCTTGGCCAGGGAATATCCGTGAACTTTTGAATGTGCTTGAAAAGACCCTAGTGTTCTGTCGCGAAGAGATCATAGGAGAAGGCGACCTGGCTTTGCATGATCATCCTGTCGCGCCGATTGATCCGGCTAACCTTTCTCTGAAGAAAGCGACTGCTGCACTGGAAAAGGATTATATCGAGAAAGCTCTGATTGCGACTGATGGCAATCGGACTCAGGCTGCGAAGATACTTGAGATCAGTTTGCGTTCGTTGATTTATAAAATCAAAGACTACGGCCTTTGA
- a CDS encoding pilus assembly PilX N-terminal domain-containing protein, with amino-acid sequence MIFKTLRRDNSQKGMALILAIGFLAILSILGATVLNVSLRDLDEKQYTRSYTQADQAALYTADRAVEYGMNRDLVINLAQYNAVNLMADKVRLGNGTELGVLHHEVIDSTGPGSLVAGRVTDVGPRSMPPAMASKHGSEFGANMYHVSVKTEAGSGLFKKNTHVDASIIRLFKMDDDQIFRTSGGG; translated from the coding sequence ATGATATTTAAAACTCTAAGAAGAGATAACAGCCAGAAAGGTATGGCCTTGATCCTGGCAATCGGGTTCCTGGCAATCCTCAGCATTCTTGGGGCGACTGTTCTTAACGTCTCGTTGCGTGACCTGGATGAGAAACAGTATACGCGTTCATACACGCAGGCCGATCAGGCGGCTCTTTACACGGCCGATCGAGCTGTTGAATATGGGATGAATCGTGACCTTGTTATCAACTTGGCACAGTACAATGCGGTCAACCTTATGGCCGATAAAGTCAGGTTGGGTAATGGAACTGAACTGGGTGTTCTGCATCATGAGGTCATTGACAGCACTGGACCTGGCAGTCTAGTTGCCGGGAGGGTAACAGACGTTGGCCCTCGCAGTATGCCACCAGCAATGGCCTCAAAGCACGGCAGTGAGTTCGGCGCCAATATGTATCATGTCAGTGTTAAAACAGAAGCCGGCAGCGGGCTTTTCAAAAAGAATACCCATGTAGATGCCAGCATCATCCGTCTTTTCAAAATGGACGATGACCAGATATTCCGTACCTCGGGAGGAGGTTGA
- a CDS encoding prepilin-type N-terminal cleavage/methylation domain-containing protein produces the protein MFRSLLSKLCGSRGMSLVELLVVMAILSVVMMAVMSLFIPAVQSTSTSTQVSDVQANLRLAMKAMTRDLLHAGFMVPENPIIFEASATPATAENPDPTDFTIRTRAVGNDFARVTGAAGVTNITLAVSDPDMVANFPDDTKVRLYEPITAQELINGTGSSSDRAYNVESTGSDTIVISGNGILNAGDVPAETVVMRVRDNSQPALSTIRFRLNSADQALERVVNGNTQVIARNVNFANFTYAKTDEGRVNWVDIELRGVTKGLKPNDAIAGVKERSVRTSVKLRNVF, from the coding sequence ATGTTCAGGTCTCTGTTAAGTAAACTGTGTGGCAGCCGAGGGATGAGTCTGGTTGAGCTTCTCGTTGTTATGGCGATTCTGTCAGTTGTCATGATGGCGGTAATGAGCCTCTTCATCCCTGCGGTGCAATCGACATCGACATCGACACAGGTCTCTGATGTGCAGGCCAATCTGCGACTGGCAATGAAGGCCATGACCCGCGACTTGTTGCATGCCGGTTTCATGGTGCCAGAGAATCCAATCATTTTTGAAGCAAGTGCCACGCCGGCCACGGCTGAGAACCCTGATCCCACAGATTTTACGATTCGTACCCGTGCTGTTGGTAATGATTTCGCTCGGGTGACGGGAGCTGCAGGAGTTACGAATATTACATTAGCTGTCTCAGACCCGGATATGGTTGCCAACTTTCCGGATGATACAAAAGTTCGATTGTACGAACCAATAACGGCACAAGAATTGATCAATGGTACAGGATCAAGCAGCGATAGGGCCTACAACGTTGAGTCAACAGGATCAGATACCATCGTGATTTCTGGAAATGGGATACTTAATGCGGGTGACGTTCCCGCTGAGACCGTTGTCATGCGTGTGCGCGATAATAGTCAGCCAGCTTTGTCAACGATACGGTTTCGTTTAAACAGTGCCGACCAGGCTCTAGAGAGAGTTGTCAATGGCAATACTCAGGTCATTGCCCGCAATGTAAACTTTGCCAATTTTACTTATGCAAAAACGGATGAAGGGCGGGTTAATTGGGTCGATATTGAGCTGCGGGGTGTTACCAAGGGGCTCAAGCCGAACGACGCCATCGCTGGAGTTAAAGAGCGTTCAGTACGGACATCCGTCAAGCTTCGTAATGTGTTTTGA
- a CDS encoding PilC/PilY family type IV pilus protein, whose protein sequence is MSRWTIKKRWYGSEEWMIRRIVSAMLVFTMFFGPGFPFAAFAEPDTYVGDSAIYIGAPQERARPKVLFLIDNSAATENLASGSRYYPSIAYNTVTGRESWDVFAAKTTGDFETGATLDNDGYEFLESWYDPSAPDSCAAGVRKEIYDRFVHVGTYSSNGSETSPNIRNDDCSLNPSGAVYAMGNYLNYLAYDPINWNDNLVSAGTCSLSDSAIYNSAELAANEDIINDDDYDGICDTDDICRGFNDDITGMYNSAQITALYTELGMTAPDSFNPAVDGAGVEYWFENDGVTTYQLYDLDNDGVPNGLPGTPWEGGCDICLGGIADLADSDPNGRDHEDSDYDEIPDYCDPDDDEDGIDDYDEFGDPLDNCQYDSNADQTNSDGDALGDACDNCLTADNDLQVDTDADGVGDSCDNCVNLANADQLDFDEDGIGDACDPDDDNDNVPDGSDSDPLNANVCSDTDSDTCDDCTNGTYDIANDGDDTDGDEQCDLSDPDDDNDGIDDDLDDDPLNPDVCEDADNDGCDDCSVGTDDFGPDPDNDPSNDSDDNDSDGVCDGSDPDIDGDGVLNENDTDPSNPNICSDTDGDTCDDCSNGTFDPSNDGTDSFDADGLCDAGDPDDDNDGRDDFEDSDPLNPNLCADSDGDTCDDCSNGMFNIANDGTDTDSDGSCDDGDTDDDNDGILDGSDADPLNPNVCEDADNDGCDDCTRGLDGFDVAPDNYVNNDGDDNDSDGLCDAGDPDDDNDGRDDFEDSDPLNPNLCADTDGDTCDDCFNGTFDPSNDGDNNDSDGLCDAGDPDDDNDGRDDFEDSDPLNPNLCADTDGDTCNDCFNGTFDPSNDGPDADVDSICDASDICPGGDDTIDGDGDGVPFDCDICQGGDDNVDPDVDSFPSYCDPCPNDPDNDSDFDGWCNGSEYQASLGLSGANDNCPTKTNDQSDSDFDGIGDACDPNQTILITLTEGSTVNGTIGAAGDQVLYRVALDVGRTYQIDLRPGLLTPLSSTHLRIYDSGQVLRGQDAGNPNTQLIFTAPSTGTYFISAGGFKSNTGSYRLSLSPPIANLENNDVPSVILALGSAMPTLSVAVASVMTFFSTTGGEAEAAKPPVTGKPDPTPQNPQTTIRKVMFDALTQVVDGARPSVDFGAMAFGPAKVGGALLHDVADLRNDDARDAFIASLPGVSENGVNIGPDNAMPLSGAPRPLSSALYDAGYYFGADYNSTAQYQQPAVSNGKQYTPGEGNCGYDHIVVLTIGQPFADAAITGAGSVVATTIGDADGDNYPHGDPDTADEGSYASGDHYIDDIAYRLQWEEDVNSDGEYGDITVHTVLAFFQEDELIRRAAVNGGGAYNTAYNAQELADVLKDLLINIVLKADTAFVAPVVPASTTNRTISSDRVYLGLFKPQTDNAWYGNIKKYRVGEGETLLDRYENDATQADGDFQPRSLSWWGASDTDNDEVDDLLRCADGDRELFNKDANGDYDTIGGLVDGDGGAAQCGGLGGELSLRDITDDTSGRDPYTGERSIFTYPSGSASLDLSHHADNAFEVDNDKLHRVDDGTSAGQPGPLDVYEGLYTDSIKEEKRIIKYVQGLEYDPDVADLDTLQERRWPLGDILHSRPVVFNYSSYSTLAEDTCFEDADGGEFNSSVIYVGANDGMLHAFRDCDGRELWSFVPQQILPYLKDSLDGSHQYFVDAPPVAYVHDKDNDGVIEHGDGDRVLLVFGLRRGGSSDDISSGTWGGYFGIDVSRPYLNTTPHSSGAPSSMSYGPQMVFSVDSSTHSDYDNMGQSWGQPRLAKVRDDSGNPMVVAFVPGGYSKHEDLRFGNTQDFPDVSTSSVVPGITEDGGLDDFGFGMTTSPASSSPDSWDGSAHEMRGRGMYAVKIASLVDCDTGCEPDFNGAGSIAWDYDLDDNTALDYPIASDMTAGDLDADGYIDTIYIGDTGGRMWRFAHPSTVNTPSKNETVSAWQGNIIFDANNDGPSGVQAVLPSGESDVGRKFFYRPAVSVINGLTHLWFGTGDRAHPLNHAVVDRLYEIVDRGQLTGDYIDEKNLVDMTEDPLQTGDSDTVSETLDKLYNRVNGPDNTPNYYHGWMIKMNWAYPEIPEDYEELTDAEKALLSAGEGSESFVVGEKMLAAPVMFNNEAYFTTYAPLEDPNASDPCAVGNLGSSRLYHLKSMTGEAIFNYDIYNDDSLDGTSYSDMLDDNRAKGAGGILTRSDRTRYLGKGIPSGIVTLIDASGRVTMMISSSNRVDTYNAPDIKLIAPVYWMQW, encoded by the coding sequence ATGAGCCGTTGGACAATTAAAAAACGTTGGTATGGTAGTGAGGAGTGGATGATCAGGCGTATCGTCAGTGCCATGCTTGTTTTTACCATGTTTTTCGGCCCGGGGTTCCCCTTTGCTGCTTTTGCTGAACCGGATACTTATGTTGGTGACTCGGCGATCTACATTGGTGCTCCCCAAGAAAGGGCCCGCCCCAAGGTCCTTTTCCTGATTGATAACAGCGCTGCTACTGAAAACCTTGCCTCCGGTTCGAGATACTACCCCAGTATCGCGTACAATACGGTCACCGGTCGAGAATCTTGGGACGTATTCGCTGCGAAAACAACTGGTGATTTTGAGACTGGTGCAACCCTCGACAATGACGGCTACGAGTTCCTGGAGTCGTGGTATGATCCGTCGGCTCCCGATAGCTGTGCCGCGGGCGTCAGGAAAGAAATCTACGATCGCTTCGTTCATGTGGGAACCTACTCATCAAATGGTTCTGAAACCTCGCCCAATATCAGGAATGACGATTGTTCCCTCAATCCCTCTGGCGCTGTCTACGCCATGGGTAACTATCTCAACTATCTCGCATATGACCCTATAAATTGGAATGACAATTTAGTTTCGGCTGGAACTTGCAGTCTTAGTGACTCTGCAATATACAATTCGGCGGAACTTGCAGCTAACGAGGATATTATTAACGACGATGATTACGATGGCATCTGTGACACCGACGATATCTGTCGCGGTTTCAATGACGACATCACTGGGATGTATAACTCCGCCCAGATAACAGCTCTCTATACCGAACTTGGCATGACTGCTCCTGACAGTTTCAACCCTGCCGTAGACGGTGCCGGGGTGGAATACTGGTTTGAGAATGATGGTGTCACCACCTACCAACTCTATGACCTTGATAATGACGGTGTTCCCAATGGTTTGCCAGGCACTCCGTGGGAAGGCGGCTGTGACATCTGTCTTGGCGGTATCGCTGACCTCGCAGATAGTGATCCCAATGGTCGAGATCACGAGGACTCCGATTATGACGAGATCCCGGACTACTGCGATCCTGACGACGATGAAGATGGTATCGATGATTATGATGAGTTTGGGGATCCCTTAGATAACTGTCAGTATGATAGCAATGCCGACCAGACCAACAGCGATGGTGATGCATTAGGTGATGCCTGTGATAACTGTCTAACCGCAGATAATGACTTACAGGTTGACACTGACGCTGATGGTGTCGGGGATAGCTGCGATAACTGCGTAAACTTAGCAAATGCAGATCAGCTTGATTTTGATGAAGATGGCATAGGTGACGCCTGTGACCCTGACGATGACAACGATAATGTCCCCGACGGTTCGGACTCCGATCCGTTAAATGCCAATGTCTGTTCTGACACCGACAGTGATACATGCGACGATTGTACCAATGGCACGTATGACATCGCTAACGACGGTGACGACACCGACGGTGACGAACAGTGCGACTTAAGCGACCCTGACGATGACAACGACGGCATCGACGACGATTTGGACGACGATCCGCTCAACCCGGATGTCTGCGAAGACGCAGATAATGATGGCTGTGATGACTGCTCCGTGGGTACTGATGACTTCGGACCGGACCCAGACAACGATCCTAGCAACGACAGCGACGACAACGACTCTGACGGGGTGTGCGATGGCAGTGACCCGGATATCGACGGTGACGGCGTGCTGAACGAGAACGACACCGATCCGTCAAATCCGAATATCTGCTCTGACACTGACGGTGACACCTGCGACGATTGTTCCAACGGTACTTTCGATCCATCGAACGACGGCACGGACTCGTTCGATGCTGACGGTCTTTGCGATGCCGGCGACCCGGACGACGACAACGACGGCCGCGATGACTTTGAGGACTCCGACCCTCTAAATCCGAATCTCTGTGCGGACAGCGACGGTGACACCTGCGACGATTGTTCCAATGGCATGTTTAACATTGCTAATGACGGGACCGACACCGACTCTGACGGTTCGTGTGATGACGGTGACACGGACGACGACAACGACGGCATCCTCGACGGTTCGGATGCCGATCCACTGAACCCGAATGTCTGCGAAGACGCCGATAACGATGGCTGCGATGACTGCACCAGGGGTCTGGATGGCTTCGATGTGGCGCCCGACAACTACGTCAATAACGACGGCGACGACAACGACTCTGATGGTCTCTGCGATGCCGGCGACCCGGACGACGACAACGACGGCCGCGATGACTTTGAGGACTCCGATCCTCTAAATCCGAATCTCTGTGCGGACACCGACGGTGACACTTGCGACGATTGTTTCAACGGCACGTTCGATCCATCGAACGACGGCGACAACAACGACTCTGACGGTCTCTGCGATGCCGGCGACCCGGACGACGACAACGACGGCCGCGATGACTTTGAGGACTCCGACCCTCTAAATCCAAATCTCTGTGCGGACACCGACGGTGACACTTGCAACGATTGTTTTAACGGCACGTTCGATCCATCGAACGACGGTCCTGATGCGGACGTGGACAGCATCTGCGATGCCAGTGACATATGCCCTGGCGGTGACGATACTATTGATGGCGATGGTGACGGTGTCCCCTTTGATTGTGACATCTGCCAAGGCGGTGACGACAACGTGGATCCAGATGTGGACTCATTCCCTAGCTACTGTGACCCCTGCCCGAACGATCCGGACAATGACTCTGATTTTGATGGATGGTGCAACGGTAGTGAGTACCAAGCCTCGTTAGGACTGTCAGGTGCCAATGACAACTGTCCGACTAAAACGAACGATCAGTCTGATTCCGATTTTGACGGAATCGGTGATGCTTGTGATCCTAACCAAACGATTTTGATCACGCTAACCGAGGGTTCGACAGTTAATGGCACCATTGGTGCGGCAGGAGATCAAGTCTTGTATAGGGTTGCTCTGGATGTTGGGAGAACCTACCAAATTGATCTTAGACCAGGCTTACTTACACCGCTGTCGAGCACACATCTTAGAATCTACGATTCAGGACAAGTGCTTAGAGGGCAGGATGCTGGTAATCCCAATACACAGTTGATCTTTACTGCCCCTTCTACAGGAACCTATTTCATCTCTGCAGGCGGTTTTAAGAGTAATACTGGTTCTTATCGACTGAGCCTGTCTCCACCAATAGCCAACCTTGAAAATAATGATGTTCCTTCTGTCATTCTTGCTCTTGGTAGCGCCATGCCGACCCTCTCGGTCGCTGTGGCTTCAGTCATGACCTTTTTCTCCACGACCGGAGGAGAAGCCGAGGCAGCGAAACCTCCAGTCACTGGGAAACCGGATCCAACGCCACAGAACCCTCAAACGACTATCCGTAAGGTTATGTTCGATGCCTTGACCCAGGTCGTTGATGGGGCTCGACCTTCGGTGGATTTCGGAGCTATGGCGTTCGGTCCTGCAAAAGTAGGTGGGGCTTTGCTCCATGATGTCGCGGACCTTCGCAACGACGACGCTCGAGACGCTTTTATTGCTTCTTTACCAGGGGTCAGCGAAAATGGAGTGAATATCGGGCCTGACAATGCGATGCCACTTTCGGGTGCTCCGCGCCCTCTGTCTTCGGCACTTTATGACGCTGGGTACTATTTTGGCGCGGATTACAATTCGACGGCTCAATACCAACAACCCGCCGTGTCTAACGGGAAGCAGTACACTCCAGGAGAAGGGAATTGCGGTTACGACCACATCGTTGTGTTGACGATCGGACAGCCTTTCGCTGATGCTGCTATCACGGGCGCTGGCTCTGTCGTTGCTACTACAATTGGCGATGCCGACGGTGATAACTATCCACATGGTGATCCCGATACTGCGGATGAGGGTTCTTACGCTTCTGGAGACCACTATATAGACGACATCGCCTACCGCTTACAATGGGAGGAAGATGTCAATAGTGATGGTGAGTACGGCGATATCACGGTTCACACTGTGCTGGCCTTTTTCCAGGAAGACGAGCTGATTCGTCGTGCCGCTGTTAACGGAGGTGGCGCGTACAATACGGCATACAACGCCCAGGAGTTGGCCGATGTTCTGAAAGATCTGCTGATCAATATCGTACTGAAAGCCGATACTGCCTTCGTTGCGCCGGTTGTTCCTGCGAGTACAACCAACCGTACGATCAGTAGTGACCGGGTCTACCTGGGACTCTTTAAGCCCCAGACGGATAATGCTTGGTACGGCAATATCAAGAAGTATCGTGTTGGTGAAGGTGAAACCCTGCTTGATCGTTATGAAAACGATGCGACGCAAGCTGATGGTGATTTCCAACCTCGTTCCTTATCATGGTGGGGGGCTAGTGATACAGATAATGATGAAGTCGATGACCTGTTAAGGTGTGCTGACGGCGACAGGGAGCTGTTTAATAAAGATGCGAATGGAGATTATGACACCATTGGGGGGTTGGTGGACGGTGACGGCGGAGCAGCTCAGTGCGGTGGCCTTGGTGGGGAACTCTCTTTGAGAGATATTACAGACGACACCTCCGGCAGGGATCCCTATACTGGTGAGCGTAGTATATTCACCTATCCTTCCGGTTCAGCATCTCTGGATCTGAGCCATCATGCTGACAACGCCTTTGAGGTCGATAACGACAAATTGCATAGGGTTGATGATGGCACTTCTGCCGGCCAGCCCGGTCCTCTTGACGTTTATGAAGGACTTTATACTGACTCGATAAAAGAGGAAAAAAGAATCATCAAGTATGTTCAGGGCCTCGAGTATGATCCCGACGTAGCAGACCTTGATACACTTCAAGAAAGGCGTTGGCCACTTGGAGATATCCTCCACTCGCGGCCCGTGGTCTTTAACTATTCCTCTTATTCTACTCTTGCTGAAGATACATGTTTCGAAGATGCAGATGGCGGAGAGTTCAACTCTTCAGTCATCTACGTCGGCGCAAATGATGGCATGCTGCATGCCTTCCGTGATTGCGATGGCCGCGAATTGTGGTCGTTTGTCCCTCAACAGATCCTACCGTACCTGAAGGATTCTCTTGATGGCAGTCATCAATACTTCGTTGATGCGCCGCCCGTAGCCTATGTGCATGACAAGGATAATGATGGAGTCATCGAACATGGCGATGGCGATAGAGTCCTCCTGGTATTTGGCTTGCGCCGTGGTGGCTCCTCAGATGATATTTCTTCAGGAACATGGGGCGGGTATTTCGGTATAGATGTCAGCCGCCCATATCTTAATACGACCCCACACAGCTCAGGGGCGCCTTCGTCAATGTCCTATGGCCCGCAGATGGTATTCAGTGTCGACAGCAGCACGCATAGTGATTACGACAATATGGGGCAGTCCTGGGGTCAGCCGCGTCTGGCCAAGGTGCGTGATGACTCTGGCAACCCCATGGTTGTGGCATTTGTGCCGGGCGGTTATTCGAAGCATGAGGACCTGCGTTTCGGTAACACCCAGGATTTCCCGGACGTCTCAACAAGTTCCGTTGTCCCAGGGATTACAGAGGACGGTGGGCTGGATGATTTTGGCTTCGGAATGACGACCTCCCCAGCCAGTAGCTCACCTGATTCTTGGGATGGCTCTGCGCACGAGATGCGCGGGCGTGGCATGTATGCGGTTAAGATTGCGAGCCTGGTGGACTGCGACACTGGGTGCGAACCTGATTTCAATGGTGCGGGAAGTATCGCCTGGGATTATGATCTTGATGACAACACAGCCTTGGATTATCCGATAGCCAGCGACATGACGGCGGGTGACTTGGATGCCGATGGCTACATCGATACCATATATATTGGAGATACGGGTGGACGGATGTGGCGCTTTGCTCATCCTTCGACTGTTAATACACCCAGTAAGAATGAAACAGTCAGTGCATGGCAGGGTAATATTATTTTCGATGCTAATAATGATGGTCCTAGCGGGGTTCAAGCAGTCCTGCCCTCTGGAGAATCGGATGTGGGTCGCAAGTTCTTCTATCGTCCTGCGGTGTCCGTGATCAATGGTCTGACGCACCTCTGGTTTGGGACCGGCGATCGTGCTCACCCGTTGAACCATGCGGTTGTTGACCGTCTCTACGAGATTGTCGACCGCGGTCAGTTGACCGGTGACTATATTGATGAGAAAAACCTCGTCGATATGACGGAAGATCCATTACAGACAGGCGACTCCGACACGGTGTCTGAAACACTTGATAAGCTTTACAACCGCGTTAACGGACCGGACAATACACCTAACTACTATCATGGCTGGATGATCAAGATGAATTGGGCCTACCCGGAGATCCCGGAAGATTATGAAGAGCTTACAGATGCTGAAAAGGCGTTGCTCTCAGCCGGAGAAGGTTCTGAGTCGTTTGTTGTGGGTGAGAAGATGCTTGCGGCGCCGGTGATGTTCAACAACGAGGCGTACTTTACAACTTACGCGCCGTTAGAAGATCCGAATGCGAGTGACCCCTGCGCAGTTGGTAACCTGGGTAGTTCTCGCCTGTATCATTTAAAATCAATGACAGGTGAGGCGATTTTTAACTATGACATATATAATGACGACTCTCTTGATGGTACCAGTTATAGTGATATGCTCGATGATAACCGGGCTAAAGGAGCAGGCGGGATATTGACGCGTTCTGACAGAACCCGTTATCTTGGTAAAGGTATTCCGTCCGGTATCGTGACCCTGATCGATGCCAGCGGACGGGTCACTATGATGATCAGTTCGAGCAACCGCGTTGATACCTACAACGCACCGGATATAAAACTGATTGCGCCTGTCTACTGGATGCAATGGTAG
- a CDS encoding Ig domain-containing protein yields the protein MSIIPANPTASDCLRVVIQGSPGRSAVAWSVNGSIVSTGSDTGICPEHYRRDDIVTVEVGTKDQGAKASVTIGNSPPRIVDISSSPDEIFAGTDIHVEPIAEDADDDDVTFSFQWLINGEENPNYTEATLPGNAFIKGDELQVLVTPNDFYVDGPVYESYATHVPNAPPRIISEPPIEISSLDYLYQVEVSDPDDSQFTYRLDEGPEGMEIDPASGLVSWSLSDVEPGEYKIAIIVTDPEGAEGAQEYNLTLGAPQ from the coding sequence GTGTCAATAATTCCTGCAAACCCGACTGCAAGTGATTGTCTGCGTGTTGTCATTCAAGGGTCTCCTGGGCGCAGCGCTGTGGCCTGGTCGGTAAATGGCTCTATCGTATCCACAGGATCAGATACTGGTATTTGTCCGGAGCACTATCGCCGTGATGATATAGTCACAGTTGAGGTCGGTACAAAGGATCAGGGTGCAAAGGCATCGGTTACTATCGGCAACTCTCCGCCTCGCATTGTTGATATCTCTTCTTCCCCGGATGAGATTTTTGCCGGAACAGATATTCATGTTGAACCTATCGCAGAAGATGCGGATGATGATGACGTGACTTTTAGCTTTCAATGGTTGATTAACGGTGAAGAGAACCCAAATTACACCGAAGCCACCTTGCCCGGGAACGCCTTCATCAAAGGTGATGAACTGCAGGTTCTGGTTACGCCGAATGATTTCTACGTGGATGGTCCTGTCTACGAAAGTTACGCGACACATGTACCAAATGCCCCCCCGCGCATAATCTCAGAGCCGCCCATTGAGATCTCATCACTCGATTATCTTTACCAGGTCGAGGTGAGTGACCCTGATGATAGCCAGTTTACCTATCGATTGGATGAGGGCCCTGAAGGAATGGAGATTGATCCCGCGAGTGGCCTGGTGAGCTGGTCTCTCTCTGATGTTGAACCGGGCGAATATAAAATAGCCATCATAGTGACTGACCCGGAAGGGGCTGAAGGCGCTCAGGAATATAACCTGACACTCGGTGCTCCGCAATAA
- the pilV gene encoding type IV pilus modification protein PilV → MMPALKNSQSGFSMIEMLVAIVILAVGLLGLAQLQITAIKTNSQSFTSTAASVLTQRVLEQVSSIPPDDVLFNGPSNGTWSRAPITSPVTLSGGGTYNITYVVEPVDSDNDPSTNNDITNLYKVTVTVSSTGELSHVLGNKVRTVVGSIVKRAI, encoded by the coding sequence ATGATGCCCGCTTTGAAAAATTCCCAATCCGGCTTCTCTATGATTGAAATGTTGGTTGCTATTGTCATCCTGGCGGTTGGCTTATTGGGGCTTGCTCAATTACAGATTACGGCAATCAAAACTAATTCCCAGAGTTTTACTTCGACCGCGGCCTCTGTATTGACTCAGCGTGTTTTAGAGCAGGTCTCGTCAATACCTCCAGACGATGTCTTATTCAATGGTCCTAGTAACGGTACTTGGTCAAGGGCTCCGATTACAAGTCCTGTCACCTTGTCTGGAGGGGGGACTTATAACATTACATATGTTGTTGAACCTGTTGATTCTGATAATGACCCATCTACCAATAATGACATTACTAATCTCTACAAAGTCACTGTTACGGTTAGTAGTACTGGTGAGCTGAGTCATGTACTTGGGAACAAAGTACGCACGGTTGTGGGTTCTATAGTTAAGAGGGCTATTTAG